A portion of the Lolium rigidum isolate FL_2022 chromosome 1, APGP_CSIRO_Lrig_0.1, whole genome shotgun sequence genome contains these proteins:
- the LOC124655909 gene encoding uncharacterized acetyltransferase At3g50280-like — MGDVSIVSRRMIRPEPTTSPPETIHLTPWDLRIITVEHIQKGVLLPKPPTTGGQGRLHAAVVVEHLASSFERALGRFYPFAGRLIATPGRSDCDGGPPKSLVVSLRCSGEGAEFVHAVAPGVTVADVTAAICVPRVVWSFFPLDGMLGVDAIADSRPVMAAQVTELTDGVFVALSLNHGVADGTAFWRFFNTWSEISRRSVDGDGGCEVSSPLPVHRRWFLEGCPVPIPLPFGSVEEIVGQRIGSYPPVQECFLRFSVESVKKLKAKANAEMSSTATATISSLQALLAHLWLAVCRARRLAPDQETLYTLLVGCRGRVDGVSTDYLGNAVAYAAAQSPAGEILDGGLGRAAWLLNKAVASFDERAAREKLASWPGEPSFASMAAFSATAHTSLLTGSSPRFDVYGNDFGWGRPVTVRSGAGNKLDGKVTAYEGGDGAGSMALEVCLAPEALARLVADEEFMAAVGATHC, encoded by the coding sequence ATGGGCGACGTAAGCATCGTGTCCCGGCGCATGATCCGGCCGGAACCAACCACCTCGCCGCCGGAGAccatccacctgacgccatgggacctGCGGATAATCACCGTGGAGCACATCCAGAAGGGAGTTCTCCTGCCAAAGCCTCCCACCACCGGAGGACAGGGACGACTccacgccgccgtcgtcgtcgaacaccttgcgtCCTCTTTCGAGCGTGCGCTGGGACGCTTCTACCCCTTCGCCGGCCGCCTCATTGCCACGCCGGGCCGCAGCGACTGCGACGGAGGGCCACCTAAGAGCCTCGTCGTTTCGCTGCGCTGCAGCGGCGAGGGCGCCGAGTTCGTGCATGCCGTGGCACCCGGCGTCACCGTGGCGGACGTCACGGCCGCGATCTGCGTTCCGCGGGTGGTCTGGTCCTTCTTCCCGCTCGATGGGATGCTCGGCGTGGACGCCATAGCCGACTCCCGCCCGGTGATGGCCGCTCAGGTCACCGAGCTCACCGACGGCGTGTTCGTCGCCCTGTCACTGAACCACGGAGTCGCCGACGGGACAGCCTTCTGGCGCTTCTTCAACACCTGGTCGGAGATCAGCCGCCGCAGCGTCGACGGCGACGGTGGCTGCGaggtctcctcgcctttgccggtgCACCGGAGGTGGTTCCTCGAAGGCTGCCCCGTTCCAATCCCCCTGCCCTTCGGCAGCGTGGAGGAAATCGTCGGCCAGCGCATAGGTTCGTACCCGCCGGTGCAGGAATGCTTCCTCCGTTTCTCAGTGGAGAGCGTGAAGAAGCTCAAGGCGAAGGCGAACGCCGAGATGTccagcaccgccaccgccacaatcTCCTCGCTGCAGGCCCTGCTGGCGCACCTGTGGCTCGCAGTGTGCCGGGCTCGGAGGCTTGCACCGGATCAGGAAACGCTGTACACTCTCCTCGTCGGATGCCGGGGCCGCGTGGATGGCGTTTCAACAGATTACTTGGGCAACGCGGTGGCGTATGCCGCTGCGCAGTCCCCCGCCGGCGAGATCCTCGACGGAGGGCTGGGAAGGGCGGCTTGGCTCCTGAACAAAGCAGTCGCATCGTTTGACGAGAGGGCCGCGAGGGAGAAGCTCGCGTCCTGGCCCGGAGAGCCCAGCTTCGCAAGCATGGCGGCGTTCTCGGCTACCGCTCACACGAGTTTGCTGACGGGGAGCTCGCCGCGGTTCGACGTGTACGGGAACGACTTCGGGTGGGGCCGGCCGGTGACCGTGCGGAGCGGGGCGGGGAACAAGCTGGATGGAAAGGTGACCGCGTACGAGGGCGGAGACGGCGCGGGAAGCATGGCGCTGGAGGTGTGCCTCGCCCCGGAGGCGCTCGCCAGGCTCGTCGCCGACGAGGAGTTCATGGCCGCGGTTGGTGCGACTCATTGTTGA